In Microcaecilia unicolor chromosome 1, aMicUni1.1, whole genome shotgun sequence, the following are encoded in one genomic region:
- the LOC115460254 gene encoding melanocortin receptor 4-like, whose product MNFTPHHSVQLPLHFQNHSSGLHAGADGSSGHGHYSGGCYEQLFVSPEVFVTLGIVSLLENISVIVAIAKNKNLHSPMYLYICSLAIADMLVSVSNGSETIVIMLLNSTDTNTQRFTVNIDNVIDSLICSSLLASICSLLSIAVDRYFTIFYALQYHNIMTMRRAVMIIACIWAACTVSGILFIIYSDSMAVIICLISTFFTMLVLMIFLYIHMFMMARLHMKRIAVLPGPGTIRQGANMKAAITLTILLGVFVMCWAPFFLHLIFYVTCPQNPYCVCFMSHFNVYLILIMCNSVIDPLIYALRSQELRKTFLEMICCYSQGGLCNLLRKY is encoded by the coding sequence ATGAACTTCACACCCCACCATAGTGTGCAGCTGCCTCTGCACTTCCAGAACCACAGCAGTGGCTTGCACGCAGGTGCAGATGGGTCCAGCGGACATGGCCACTACTCTGGAGGATGCTACGAACAACTTTTTGTCTCACCTGAGGTGTTTGTGACTTTGGGCATAGTGAGCTTGTTGGAGAACATCTCAGTCATTGTGGCAATAGCGAAAAACAAGAACCTTCACTCTCCCATGTATCTCTACATCTGTAGTCTAGCAATAGCAGATATGCTAGTGAGTGTTTCCAACGGCTCAGAAACAATTGTAATCATGCTGTTAAACAGCACTGATACGAATACCCAACGCTTTACTGTTAATATTGATAATGTGATTGACTCTTTAATCTGCAGCTCTTTGCTGGCATCAATATGCAGTCTACTTTCTATTGCTGTGGACAGGTATTTCACCATCTTCTATGCTCTGCAGTATCATAACATCATGACCATGAGGAGGGCTGTGATGATCATAGCTTGCATCTGGGCGGCTTGCACAGTGTCCGGAATCTTGTTTATCATTTACTCGGACAGCATGGCTGTCATTATTTGCCTTATCAGCACATTCTTTACCATGCTGGTTCTCATGATTTTTCTGTACATTCACATGTTCATGATGGCTCGGCTGCACATGAAAAGGATTGCAGTTCTGCCCGGGCCTGGCACCATCCGCCAAGGTGCCAACATGAAAGCAGCTATCACATTAACCATCTTGCTAGGAGTTTTTGTAATGTGCTGGGCCCCTTTCTTTCTTCACCTTATTTTTTATGTCACTTGTCCCCAGAACCCATACTGCGTGTGTTTCATGTCACACTTTAATGTATACCTTATCCTCATCATGTGCAACTCAGTGATTGACCCACTTATCTATGCTCTTCGCAGTCAAGAGCTTCGGAAAACCTTCCTGGAGATGATATGCTGTTACAGCCAAGGAGGGCTGTGTAATCTGCTGAGAAAATATTAA